A window of Callospermophilus lateralis isolate mCalLat2 chromosome 13, mCalLat2.hap1, whole genome shotgun sequence contains these coding sequences:
- the Cd46 gene encoding membrane cofactor protein isoform X6, translated as MVSSAPCTALPRRGKSSFTLQRCLLGIFLATLAFLLFTLSDACVLPPPFQALELVGKPKPYYEVGEEVTYRCKKGYDQVLGFLTIATCEPNHTWVPISDDACMKRRCPYLGDPKFGKTEYPNGTHQWGAQVHFSCSSGYYIIGKAIINCVLKGENPHWDGKVPQCEREELTLVGEKELYCAGNGVWSSSPPQCKVVKCPFPAVENGNQLSGLGKKFSYRDTVVFECIQGYYMNGSTTSVCNSESVWEPPLPKCLKAAPPPNTKPPTISYSVSTSPSTKPPVSTVSGYPNPDGLFDDEFAQWIILLIILIAIVSIAIIILCLYRRFQRRKKGKAVRAQYNTYQKSLTTSAEPAT; from the exons ATGGTGTCTTCCGCGCCCTGCACGGCGCTTCCCCGCCGCGGAAAGAGTTCCTTTACTTTACAGCGGTGCCTACTAGGGATCTTTCTAGCGACTTTGGCATTCCTGCTGTTTACACTCTCTG ATGCCTGTGTACTGCCACCACCATTTCAAGCTTTGGAGCTCGTTGGCAAACCTAAACCCTATTATGAGGTTGGAGAAGAAGTAACTTATAGGTGTAAAAAAGGATATGACCAAGTATTGGGGTTTCTCACGATTGCTACTTGTGAGCCGAATCATACCTGGGTGCCTATTTCAGATGATGCCTGTATGA agaGAAGATGTCCATATTTAGGTGATCCTAAATTTGGCAAAACCGAATACCCAAATGGAACTCACCAGTGGGGTGCTCAAGTTCATTTTTCTTGTTCTAGTGG ttATTACATAATTGGTAAAGCAATCATAAATTGTGTGCTTAAGGGAGAAAACCCACACTGGGATGGTAAAGTCCCACAATGTGAAa GAGAAGAACTTACACTTGTGGGAGAAAAAGAGCTTTACTGTGCTGGCAACGGAGTATGGAGTAGTAGTCCTCCTCAGTGTAAAG TGGTCAAATGTCCATTTCCAGCAGTCGAAAATGGAAACCAGTTATCAGGACTCGGAAAAAAGTTTTCCTATAGAGATACAGTTGTGTTTGAATGCATTCAGGGTTATTACATGAATGGCAGCACCACCTCTGTCTGTAACAGTGAAAGTGTTTGGGAGCCTCCATTGCCAAAATGTCTTAAAG cAGCGCCTCCTCCCAATACAAAACCTCCAACTATAAGTTATTCAG tgtCAACTTCTCCCAGTACAAAACCTCCAGTTTCCACTGTTTCAG gaTATCCCAATCCCGATGGACTGTTTGATGATGAATTCG ctcAATGGATCATTTTGCTGATTATTCTTATTGCAA TTGTTTCGATTGCTATAATTATCCTCTGCCTGTACAGACGTTTTCAACGCAGGAAGAAGGG GAAAGCAGTTAGAGCTCAATACAACACTTACCAGAAAAGTCTGACCACTTCAGCAGAGCCAGCTACGTGA
- the Cd46 gene encoding membrane cofactor protein isoform X2, which produces MVSSAPCTALPRRGKSSFTLQRCLLGIFLATLAFLLFTLSDACVLPPPFQALELVGKPKPYYEVGEEVTYRCKKGYDQVLGFLTIATCEPNHTWVPISDDACMKRRCPYLGDPKFGKTEYPNGTHQWGAQVHFSCSSGYYIIGKAIINCVLKGENPHWDGKVPQCEKILCEPPPKIKDGKYSFSDIEVFEYMEAVTYSCNKKPAGEELTLVGEKELYCAGNGVWSSSPPQCKVVKCPFPAVENGNQLSGLGKKFSYRDTVVFECIQGYYMNGSTTSVCNSESVWEPPLPKCLKAPPPNTKPPTISYSVSTSPSTKPPVSTVSGYPNPDGLFDDEFAQWIILLIILIAIVSIAIIILCLYRRFQRRKKGKAVRAQYNTYQKSLTTSAEPAT; this is translated from the exons ATGGTGTCTTCCGCGCCCTGCACGGCGCTTCCCCGCCGCGGAAAGAGTTCCTTTACTTTACAGCGGTGCCTACTAGGGATCTTTCTAGCGACTTTGGCATTCCTGCTGTTTACACTCTCTG ATGCCTGTGTACTGCCACCACCATTTCAAGCTTTGGAGCTCGTTGGCAAACCTAAACCCTATTATGAGGTTGGAGAAGAAGTAACTTATAGGTGTAAAAAAGGATATGACCAAGTATTGGGGTTTCTCACGATTGCTACTTGTGAGCCGAATCATACCTGGGTGCCTATTTCAGATGATGCCTGTATGA agaGAAGATGTCCATATTTAGGTGATCCTAAATTTGGCAAAACCGAATACCCAAATGGAACTCACCAGTGGGGTGCTCAAGTTCATTTTTCTTGTTCTAGTGG ttATTACATAATTGGTAAAGCAATCATAAATTGTGTGCTTAAGGGAGAAAACCCACACTGGGATGGTAAAGTCCCACAATGTGAAa AGATTTTGTGTGAACCACCTCCAAAAATCAAAGATGGGAAATACTCCTTTAGTGACATAGAAGTATTTGAGTATATGGAAGCAGTAACTTACAGTTGTAATAAAAAACCTGCAGGAGAAGAACTTACACTTGTGGGAGAAAAAGAGCTTTACTGTGCTGGCAACGGAGTATGGAGTAGTAGTCCTCCTCAGTGTAAAG TGGTCAAATGTCCATTTCCAGCAGTCGAAAATGGAAACCAGTTATCAGGACTCGGAAAAAAGTTTTCCTATAGAGATACAGTTGTGTTTGAATGCATTCAGGGTTATTACATGAATGGCAGCACCACCTCTGTCTGTAACAGTGAAAGTGTTTGGGAGCCTCCATTGCCAAAATGTCTTAAAG CGCCTCCTCCCAATACAAAACCTCCAACTATAAGTTATTCAG tgtCAACTTCTCCCAGTACAAAACCTCCAGTTTCCACTGTTTCAG gaTATCCCAATCCCGATGGACTGTTTGATGATGAATTCG ctcAATGGATCATTTTGCTGATTATTCTTATTGCAA TTGTTTCGATTGCTATAATTATCCTCTGCCTGTACAGACGTTTTCAACGCAGGAAGAAGGG GAAAGCAGTTAGAGCTCAATACAACACTTACCAGAAAAGTCTGACCACTTCAGCAGAGCCAGCTACGTGA
- the Cd46 gene encoding membrane cofactor protein isoform X4 translates to MVSSAPCTALPRRGKSSFTLQRCLLGIFLATLAFLLFTLSDACVLPPPFQALELVGKPKPYYEVGEEVTYRCKKGYDQVLGFLTIATCEPNHTWVPISDDACMKRRCPYLGDPKFGKTEYPNGTHQWGAQVHFSCSSGYYIIGKAIINCVLKGENPHWDGKVPQCEKILCEPPPKIKDGKYSFSDIEVFEYMEAVTYSCNKKPAGEELTLVGEKELYCAGNGVWSSSPPQCKVVKCPFPAVENGNQLSGLGKKFSYRDTVVFECIQGYYMNGSTTSVCNSESVWEPPLPKCLKAAPPPNTKPPTISYSAQWIILLIILIAIVSIAIIILCLYRRFQRRKKGKAVRAQYNTYQKSLTTSAEPAT, encoded by the exons ATGGTGTCTTCCGCGCCCTGCACGGCGCTTCCCCGCCGCGGAAAGAGTTCCTTTACTTTACAGCGGTGCCTACTAGGGATCTTTCTAGCGACTTTGGCATTCCTGCTGTTTACACTCTCTG ATGCCTGTGTACTGCCACCACCATTTCAAGCTTTGGAGCTCGTTGGCAAACCTAAACCCTATTATGAGGTTGGAGAAGAAGTAACTTATAGGTGTAAAAAAGGATATGACCAAGTATTGGGGTTTCTCACGATTGCTACTTGTGAGCCGAATCATACCTGGGTGCCTATTTCAGATGATGCCTGTATGA agaGAAGATGTCCATATTTAGGTGATCCTAAATTTGGCAAAACCGAATACCCAAATGGAACTCACCAGTGGGGTGCTCAAGTTCATTTTTCTTGTTCTAGTGG ttATTACATAATTGGTAAAGCAATCATAAATTGTGTGCTTAAGGGAGAAAACCCACACTGGGATGGTAAAGTCCCACAATGTGAAa AGATTTTGTGTGAACCACCTCCAAAAATCAAAGATGGGAAATACTCCTTTAGTGACATAGAAGTATTTGAGTATATGGAAGCAGTAACTTACAGTTGTAATAAAAAACCTGCAGGAGAAGAACTTACACTTGTGGGAGAAAAAGAGCTTTACTGTGCTGGCAACGGAGTATGGAGTAGTAGTCCTCCTCAGTGTAAAG TGGTCAAATGTCCATTTCCAGCAGTCGAAAATGGAAACCAGTTATCAGGACTCGGAAAAAAGTTTTCCTATAGAGATACAGTTGTGTTTGAATGCATTCAGGGTTATTACATGAATGGCAGCACCACCTCTGTCTGTAACAGTGAAAGTGTTTGGGAGCCTCCATTGCCAAAATGTCTTAAAG cAGCGCCTCCTCCCAATACAAAACCTCCAACTATAAGTTATTCAG ctcAATGGATCATTTTGCTGATTATTCTTATTGCAA TTGTTTCGATTGCTATAATTATCCTCTGCCTGTACAGACGTTTTCAACGCAGGAAGAAGGG GAAAGCAGTTAGAGCTCAATACAACACTTACCAGAAAAGTCTGACCACTTCAGCAGAGCCAGCTACGTGA
- the Cd46 gene encoding membrane cofactor protein isoform X1, whose amino-acid sequence MVSSAPCTALPRRGKSSFTLQRCLLGIFLATLAFLLFTLSDACVLPPPFQALELVGKPKPYYEVGEEVTYRCKKGYDQVLGFLTIATCEPNHTWVPISDDACMKRRCPYLGDPKFGKTEYPNGTHQWGAQVHFSCSSGYYIIGKAIINCVLKGENPHWDGKVPQCEKILCEPPPKIKDGKYSFSDIEVFEYMEAVTYSCNKKPAGEELTLVGEKELYCAGNGVWSSSPPQCKVVKCPFPAVENGNQLSGLGKKFSYRDTVVFECIQGYYMNGSTTSVCNSESVWEPPLPKCLKAAPPPNTKPPTISYSVSTSPSTKPPVSTVSGYPNPDGLFDDEFAQWIILLIILIAIVSIAIIILCLYRRFQRRKKGKAVRAQYNTYQKSLTTSAEPAT is encoded by the exons ATGGTGTCTTCCGCGCCCTGCACGGCGCTTCCCCGCCGCGGAAAGAGTTCCTTTACTTTACAGCGGTGCCTACTAGGGATCTTTCTAGCGACTTTGGCATTCCTGCTGTTTACACTCTCTG ATGCCTGTGTACTGCCACCACCATTTCAAGCTTTGGAGCTCGTTGGCAAACCTAAACCCTATTATGAGGTTGGAGAAGAAGTAACTTATAGGTGTAAAAAAGGATATGACCAAGTATTGGGGTTTCTCACGATTGCTACTTGTGAGCCGAATCATACCTGGGTGCCTATTTCAGATGATGCCTGTATGA agaGAAGATGTCCATATTTAGGTGATCCTAAATTTGGCAAAACCGAATACCCAAATGGAACTCACCAGTGGGGTGCTCAAGTTCATTTTTCTTGTTCTAGTGG ttATTACATAATTGGTAAAGCAATCATAAATTGTGTGCTTAAGGGAGAAAACCCACACTGGGATGGTAAAGTCCCACAATGTGAAa AGATTTTGTGTGAACCACCTCCAAAAATCAAAGATGGGAAATACTCCTTTAGTGACATAGAAGTATTTGAGTATATGGAAGCAGTAACTTACAGTTGTAATAAAAAACCTGCAGGAGAAGAACTTACACTTGTGGGAGAAAAAGAGCTTTACTGTGCTGGCAACGGAGTATGGAGTAGTAGTCCTCCTCAGTGTAAAG TGGTCAAATGTCCATTTCCAGCAGTCGAAAATGGAAACCAGTTATCAGGACTCGGAAAAAAGTTTTCCTATAGAGATACAGTTGTGTTTGAATGCATTCAGGGTTATTACATGAATGGCAGCACCACCTCTGTCTGTAACAGTGAAAGTGTTTGGGAGCCTCCATTGCCAAAATGTCTTAAAG cAGCGCCTCCTCCCAATACAAAACCTCCAACTATAAGTTATTCAG tgtCAACTTCTCCCAGTACAAAACCTCCAGTTTCCACTGTTTCAG gaTATCCCAATCCCGATGGACTGTTTGATGATGAATTCG ctcAATGGATCATTTTGCTGATTATTCTTATTGCAA TTGTTTCGATTGCTATAATTATCCTCTGCCTGTACAGACGTTTTCAACGCAGGAAGAAGGG GAAAGCAGTTAGAGCTCAATACAACACTTACCAGAAAAGTCTGACCACTTCAGCAGAGCCAGCTACGTGA
- the Cd46 gene encoding membrane cofactor protein isoform X5, with amino-acid sequence MVSSAPCTALPRRGKSSFTLQRCLLGIFLATLAFLLFTLSDACVLPPPFQALELVGKPKPYYEVGEEVTYRCKKGYDQVLGFLTIATCEPNHTWVPISDDACMKRRCPYLGDPKFGKTEYPNGTHQWGAQVHFSCSSGYYIIGKAIINCVLKGENPHWDGKVPQCEKILCEPPPKIKDGKYSFSDIEVFEYMEAVTYSCNKKPAGEELTLVGEKELYCAGNGVWSSSPPQCKVVKCPFPAVENGNQLSGLGKKFSYRDTVVFECIQGYYMNGSTTSVCNSESVWEPPLPKCLKAPPPNTKPPTISYSAQWIILLIILIAIVSIAIIILCLYRRFQRRKKGKAVRAQYNTYQKSLTTSAEPAT; translated from the exons ATGGTGTCTTCCGCGCCCTGCACGGCGCTTCCCCGCCGCGGAAAGAGTTCCTTTACTTTACAGCGGTGCCTACTAGGGATCTTTCTAGCGACTTTGGCATTCCTGCTGTTTACACTCTCTG ATGCCTGTGTACTGCCACCACCATTTCAAGCTTTGGAGCTCGTTGGCAAACCTAAACCCTATTATGAGGTTGGAGAAGAAGTAACTTATAGGTGTAAAAAAGGATATGACCAAGTATTGGGGTTTCTCACGATTGCTACTTGTGAGCCGAATCATACCTGGGTGCCTATTTCAGATGATGCCTGTATGA agaGAAGATGTCCATATTTAGGTGATCCTAAATTTGGCAAAACCGAATACCCAAATGGAACTCACCAGTGGGGTGCTCAAGTTCATTTTTCTTGTTCTAGTGG ttATTACATAATTGGTAAAGCAATCATAAATTGTGTGCTTAAGGGAGAAAACCCACACTGGGATGGTAAAGTCCCACAATGTGAAa AGATTTTGTGTGAACCACCTCCAAAAATCAAAGATGGGAAATACTCCTTTAGTGACATAGAAGTATTTGAGTATATGGAAGCAGTAACTTACAGTTGTAATAAAAAACCTGCAGGAGAAGAACTTACACTTGTGGGAGAAAAAGAGCTTTACTGTGCTGGCAACGGAGTATGGAGTAGTAGTCCTCCTCAGTGTAAAG TGGTCAAATGTCCATTTCCAGCAGTCGAAAATGGAAACCAGTTATCAGGACTCGGAAAAAAGTTTTCCTATAGAGATACAGTTGTGTTTGAATGCATTCAGGGTTATTACATGAATGGCAGCACCACCTCTGTCTGTAACAGTGAAAGTGTTTGGGAGCCTCCATTGCCAAAATGTCTTAAAG CGCCTCCTCCCAATACAAAACCTCCAACTATAAGTTATTCAG ctcAATGGATCATTTTGCTGATTATTCTTATTGCAA TTGTTTCGATTGCTATAATTATCCTCTGCCTGTACAGACGTTTTCAACGCAGGAAGAAGGG GAAAGCAGTTAGAGCTCAATACAACACTTACCAGAAAAGTCTGACCACTTCAGCAGAGCCAGCTACGTGA
- the Cd46 gene encoding membrane cofactor protein isoform X3: MVSSAPCTALPRRGKSSFTLQRCLLGIFLATLAFLLFTLSDACVLPPPFQALELVGKPKPYYEVGEEVTYRCKKGYDQVLGFLTIATCEPNHTWVPISDDACMKRRCPYLGDPKFGKTEYPNGTHQWGAQVHFSCSSGYYIIGKAIINCVLKGENPHWDGKVPQCEKILCEPPPKIKDGKYSFSDIEVFEYMEAVTYSCNKKPAGEELTLVGEKELYCAGNGVWSSSPPQCKVVKCPFPAVENGNQLSGLGKKFSYRDTVVFECIQGYYMNGSTTSVCNSESVWEPPLPKCLKAAPPPNTKPPTISYSVSTSPSTKPPVSTVSGYPNPDGLFDDEFAQWIILLIILIAIVSIAIIILCLYRRFQRRKKGIYLIEESYREVQFTSL, translated from the exons ATGGTGTCTTCCGCGCCCTGCACGGCGCTTCCCCGCCGCGGAAAGAGTTCCTTTACTTTACAGCGGTGCCTACTAGGGATCTTTCTAGCGACTTTGGCATTCCTGCTGTTTACACTCTCTG ATGCCTGTGTACTGCCACCACCATTTCAAGCTTTGGAGCTCGTTGGCAAACCTAAACCCTATTATGAGGTTGGAGAAGAAGTAACTTATAGGTGTAAAAAAGGATATGACCAAGTATTGGGGTTTCTCACGATTGCTACTTGTGAGCCGAATCATACCTGGGTGCCTATTTCAGATGATGCCTGTATGA agaGAAGATGTCCATATTTAGGTGATCCTAAATTTGGCAAAACCGAATACCCAAATGGAACTCACCAGTGGGGTGCTCAAGTTCATTTTTCTTGTTCTAGTGG ttATTACATAATTGGTAAAGCAATCATAAATTGTGTGCTTAAGGGAGAAAACCCACACTGGGATGGTAAAGTCCCACAATGTGAAa AGATTTTGTGTGAACCACCTCCAAAAATCAAAGATGGGAAATACTCCTTTAGTGACATAGAAGTATTTGAGTATATGGAAGCAGTAACTTACAGTTGTAATAAAAAACCTGCAGGAGAAGAACTTACACTTGTGGGAGAAAAAGAGCTTTACTGTGCTGGCAACGGAGTATGGAGTAGTAGTCCTCCTCAGTGTAAAG TGGTCAAATGTCCATTTCCAGCAGTCGAAAATGGAAACCAGTTATCAGGACTCGGAAAAAAGTTTTCCTATAGAGATACAGTTGTGTTTGAATGCATTCAGGGTTATTACATGAATGGCAGCACCACCTCTGTCTGTAACAGTGAAAGTGTTTGGGAGCCTCCATTGCCAAAATGTCTTAAAG cAGCGCCTCCTCCCAATACAAAACCTCCAACTATAAGTTATTCAG tgtCAACTTCTCCCAGTACAAAACCTCCAGTTTCCACTGTTTCAG gaTATCCCAATCCCGATGGACTGTTTGATGATGAATTCG ctcAATGGATCATTTTGCTGATTATTCTTATTGCAA TTGTTTCGATTGCTATAATTATCCTCTGCCTGTACAGACGTTTTCAACGCAGGAAGAAGGG GATATACCTAATTGAGGAGAGCTACAGAGAAGTACAATTTACTTCTCTCTGA